One Trichosurus vulpecula isolate mTriVul1 chromosome 7, mTriVul1.pri, whole genome shotgun sequence genomic region harbors:
- the LOC118857449 gene encoding protein ABHD11-like yields MVSLERNRLTGDMRIVFRLSLIQGVGPSIATLGRSSGPRPVPLSYRLLDGRDNLPPVVFLHGLFSNKNIFQAEAEALAQQTGRKVLTVDARNHGESPHSPDCSYAAMSADLQALLSKLGLTPCVLIGHSMGGKTAMAFALQEPELVERLVSVDISPFVATEMPNVFKIVPAMNSLNLLGSLSHSQAFEVVDEHLKPSVKDSGIRQYLFNSLVQVNGQYVWKVNAENLWQQQNQLLETIPIQGVYGGPTLFLTSINSSFVPQSHHPKIKLLFPEAQFQTIPDAGHILHINKPQEFMNSILSFLS; encoded by the exons ATGgttagcctggagaggaataGACTCACGGGAGACATGAGAATTGTGTTCAG GCTATCACTCATCCAAGGTGTTGGTCCATCCATAGCCACTCTGGGGAGGAGCAGTGGACCCAG GCCAGTGCCCCTCTCCTACAGGCTGCTGGATGGTCGAGACAACCTCCCACCTGTTGTCTTCCTGCATGGGTTGTTCAGCAACAAAAACATCTTCCAGGCTGAGGCTGAGGCCCTGGCACAGCAGACAGGCAGGAAG GTATTGACAGTGGATGCTCGGAACCATGGAGAGAGCCCTCATAGCCCTGACTGCAGCTATGCAGCCATGAGTGCTGACCTGCAGGCTCTCCTGTCAAAGCTAGGACTCACCCCCTGTGTCCTCATCGGGCACAGTATGGGAGGCAAGACAGCCATGGCATTTGCACTACAGGAG CCGGAGCTGGTAGAACGCCTGGTCTCAGTGGATATCAGCCCCTTTGTGGCCACGGAGATGCCAAATGTCTTTAAAATTGTACCTGCCATGAATTCTTTAAACCTCCTTGGAAGTCTTTCCCACTCCCAAGCCTTTGAAGTAGTTGATGAGCATCTGAAGCCATCCGTCAAG GATTCAGGTATTCGGCAGTATCTGTTCAACAGTCTGGTGCAGGTCAACGGGCAGTATGTGtggaaagtcaatgctgaaaacctgTGGCAGCAACAAAACCAGCTTCTGGAAACTATTCCAATCCAGGGAGTCTATGGTGGCCCCACACTCTTCCTCACAAGCATCAATTCATCCTTTGTCCC GCAAAGTCACCACCCCAAGATCAAGCTCTTATTCCCTGAAGCCCAGTTCCAGACCATCCCTGATGCTGGCCACATCCTCCATATCAACAAGCCCCAAGAGTTCATGAACAGTATCCTCAGTTTCCTGTCCTAG
- the LOC118857448 gene encoding protein ABHD11-like → MRGGKYQQPPANALPSAFRVKVDYWEDEDLPPHIQTVLPVDECAYIFIRGTCLEEMRPQETQPVPLSYRLLDGRDNLPPVVFLHGLFSNKNIFQAEAEALAQQTGRKVLTVDARNHGESPHSPDCSYAAMSADLQALLSKLGLTPCVLIGHSMGGKTAMAFALQEPELVERLVSVDISPFVATEMPNVFKIVPAMNSLNLLGSLSHSQAFEVVDEHLKPSVKDSGIRQYLFNSLVQVNGQYVWKVNAGNLWQQQNQLLETIPIQGVYGGPTLFLTSINSSFVPQSHHPKIKLLFPEAQFQTIPDAGHILHINKPQEFMNSILSFLS, encoded by the exons ATGAGAGGGGGAAAATACCAACAGCCCCCTGCAAACGCGCTACCTAGCGCCTTCCGGGTAAAAGTAGATTACTGGGAGGATGAGG acCTTCCACCCCACATCCAGACTGTTCTTCCTGTGGATGAATGTGCATATATCTTCATCAGAGGCACCTGCTTGGAGGAGATGAGACCCCAAGAGACCCA GCCAGTGCCCCTCTCCTACAGGCTGCTGGATGGTCGAGACAACCTCCCACCTGTTGTCTTCCTGCATGGGTTGTTCAGCAACAAAAACATCTTCCAGGCTGAGGCTGAGGCCCTGGCACAGCAGACAGGCAGGAAG GTATTGACAGTGGATGCTCGGAACCATGGAGAGAGCCCTCATAGCCCTGACTGCAGCTATGCAGCCATGAGTGCTGACCTGCAGGCTCTCCTGTCAAAGCTAGGACTCACCCCCTGTGTCCTCATCGGGCACAGTATGGGAGGCAAGACAGCCATGGCATTTGCACTACAGGAG CCGGAGCTGGTAGAACGCCTGGTCTCAGTGGATATCAGCCCCTTTGTGGCCACGGAGATGCCAAATGTCTTTAAAATTGTACCTGCCATGAATTCTTTAAACCTCCTTGGAAGTCTTTCCCACTCCCAAGCCTTTGAAGTAGTTGATGAGCATCTGAAGCCATCCGTCAAG GATTCAGGTATTCGGCAGTATCTGTTCAACAGTCTGGTGCAGGTCAACGGGCAGTATGTGTGGAAAGTCAATGCTGGAAACCTGTGGCAGCAACAAAACCAGCTTCTGGAAACTATTCCAATCCAGGGAGTCTATGGTGGCCCCACACTCTTCCTCACAAGCATCAATTCATCCTTTGTCCC GCAAAGTCACCACCCCAAGATCAAGCTCCTATTCCCTGAAGCCCAGTTCCAGACCATCCCTGATGCTGGCCACATCCTCCATATCAACAAGCCCCAAGAGTTCATGAATAGTATCCTCAGTTTCCTGTCCTAG